In Nymphalis io chromosome 30, ilAglIoxx1.1, whole genome shotgun sequence, the genomic stretch ttacTGTCTTTTTCAGTTAgtgtggctatttgcgagttagcaaaacaatctttttttctattttcgttTACTGCTGCTaccttacaatttaaatatcttatatgtataattcaaatatgcattatgtactttaaaatataaacaaaaaaaatcatggtataatatacgactttaaaaaatctcgaccaatgttgtcatatcaaaatttatttgtctttactccttcaGTTGGAATAGACTTTACGATGCTGCATATGTTGAAGAACTTGTTcatctatataacaaatatgtcaccttgttcttaattacaaaacagcatcatttttatttatccaaacATCAATTTCTTCAAATCATCATCGACTCTTTTAGGTATCTTAACTCTTTTTTTGCCAATTCTACTATAATAACAGAGCTCATTTCTTTCAAGCTTTCCTGCATATTCATGAGGATAACCAATTATTCTATTCGGTgcaaaataatcaacaaaataatcTATCTCTCTTAAAGTACAATGAGTAGCGAAACACACGTCCAGCCGCTGCTCCTGGGTCACGCGCGAAACTGAGCATTTTCCATCTTTGTAATTCTGCCATGGCATAGGGAATACATCTacaagtaagtaattattatgacatttctGTACGCATGAGGTGTGTGAACTATCCTCGCTTCTGTTTCTACATAAATGTATTCTAGTAGATTCTTCGTTATTTGTCACCCCGGGCACTAATTCCTGTATTGAACTGAAAAACAAACACATCTCTTTAAGataacataacttatatattgaatatgaagaaaaacttgtactatatatctaaaactttttactcggtggtagggttttgtgcaagccacaAGTTgtgaccatccactcatcagttcATTGCATTTCGGTTTaatgagtgagtgagtcagagtATAGCAGAgctacaagggacacaacatcttagttcccaagacacATGGTGACACATCAGATTTgcattacattatacaaaatgtctacaggcagtggtgaccagttaccatcagtttTGCCGCTGTCTACCACACCATAACTTTTATACTCCACCACTaccaattttatactctattctTATCGAAGGTCTAAAGACATGGAGTCTGGAGATGGAGTGGTCTAAAGAGTGGATTTAACCACTAAGTACATCCAATGTCAAAGTGGTTAAGTTTTCACTCCTACTTTAATTAGAACAGTCTATAGTCAAGACTTGACTATATATCAATTCCCATATATCTATgcaaaattctaaaaatttgcttaaagtaacaaaatttgaataatttatttaataatcaaaaattacctGTAAAAACTCCATCTTTCCGAATGCACGAATACtttcatgtttaattgtttgtatatctcattaaagacaaattcataatcatatttatcagATGTGTGTATTGCAATTGCATTATTCTCATTCCAGTTCAACCAACatctaatttcaaatatcattctTTGTACACCGTTAGATCGCTTCGTGAAGTTTTCGTAATCCAAATGCTGCATGGTTGTGTCAACGTACATCGCATCCAATTTTATGGGTTTATCGTCAACATGCAGATGCTTGAAGCTTGGCAAGTCTTTACGATTGATATGGTATTCTCCGATAAACAGAATGTTATGTGTCGTTGTtgagaataaaaacattgttgatGCAGCGCTGTGACTGGCTGGTATCAATGTGACAGTGAGACACAATTCCGGTATGTCTCGTTCAGGCAAACCAGGCAATGATATTTGTGTCGAgcctaaaattttgaaataaaacaacaattgtaACAATTCAAAAGCACTTGTTAGCttataaaaaactttgtttgttataatttactgTGTAACTTCGTATTACAcgtcttgttggtctagtggcttatataagaccgcagatattgaggtcctgggttaaaaagCCCTGGGCCCAATTCGGGCTACCaagaagttattgatttttattgtcgaaaatttctcagtagcaactgagtctagaagttagaagtgtgtacaattcCATGGCTCGTAAAGCTTGTATTGGCACAGAGGTAGCTCGGCACAGAGTTGTCTCAtatatgcactctctattccctaaatctcatatTCCGATTCGATGGCAAATACAACAAAACGGAAAAGAGTTcaagcacaggaccaacggctttacgtgcttccaaAGGAATGgaagtatacacttccaactttcgcaCTCTGGTCTACGAGTAAGAATCTTCAACAAAAAACGCGTTTATCATCGGCGTTATGATAATGTACAATATTTCGAGCAAAGATATGTTTAATGATTAAGATTTGaatgataacaataacataCCCATTTTTAGAGCTCGAACGCATTTCATAATTCTCTCATCATGTTTGTCGTCATTTATAATAGCTGCTGTCAGCTCGGTCGTATATATTGTGATGTTCTTCTTCAACAAAACGTCTAATAGCTGAGCTGAATGTAGCCTTTGTATGTGGTCTGAGTTATAATGGCTCAGGAAGTAAGCTCTAGCGTTTCGACGTTCAGCTTTTTCGAAGTTATCAACATACACACCCGGGATCTCTTTAATTTTTCCATGGAAAGGACTTTTCATTAGATACCgtatggatgacatcatttttaatatataaaagtatttatgtatcaGTACTGGCTTTATTTTTTAGGTAATGGCTTCAGTTTCGATTTACACCCTTTTCTTTTGTTGATCGTATTCGGTATTGCCAACAgtgataaatgattttaatttgaaattttaactgtCAATTTCGAACGCGACAGTATTGGTAATGAATCTTCTTCCATTAGAAGTTATTATCTATGgcgaattgttgtattttttttttgaaaagcaaAATATTGCACTCCATTCGTATTAGGTGTTctgtaaacttaaaataatacttttaacattattaaaataatgatgaaaagATGTTGAGAATTACAACGCAAAcgcgaagtattttttttaattcatattatctcattactcaaaataattaaataatcaatttagtttGTGCTTGtttggctattttttatttaagaatatgtgTATGATAATATGTACTAGTTTCCTAGAAGTCATTTTAACTATTACGATTccaataatataaccaaaatcaataataacaacaatgacattatacatataaagtgaAGCAGATAATATGTAACTAG encodes the following:
- the LOC126780028 gene encoding protein artemis-like translates to MMSSIRYLMKSPFHGKIKEIPGVYVDNFEKAERRNARAYFLSHYNSDHIQRLHSAQLLDVLLKKNITIYTTELTAAIINDDKHDERIMKCVRALKMGSTQISLPGLPERDIPELCLTVTLIPASHSAASTMFLFSTTTHNILFIGEYHINRKDLPSFKHLHVDDKPIKLDAMYVDTTMQHLDYENFTKRSNGVQRMIFEIRCWLNWNENNAIAIHTSDKYDYEFVFNEIYKQLNMKVFVHSERWSFYSSIQELVPGVTNNEESTRIHLCRNRSEDSSHTSCVQKCHNNYLLVDVFPMPWQNYKDGKCSVSRVTQEQRLDVCFATHCTLREIDYFVDYFAPNRIIGYPHEYAGKLERNELCYYSRIGKKRVKIPKRVDDDLKKLMFG